In Nicotiana tabacum cultivar K326 chromosome 17, ASM71507v2, whole genome shotgun sequence, one DNA window encodes the following:
- the LOC107814160 gene encoding proteasome subunit alpha type-4 — translation MSRRYDSRTTIFSPEGRLYQVEYAMEAIGNAGSAIGILSKDGVVLVGEKKVTSKLLQTSTSSEKMYKIDDHVACAVAGIMSDANILINTARVQAQRYTFAYQEPMPVEQLVQSLCDTKQGYTQFGGLRPFGVSFLFAGWDKNYGFQLYMSDPSGNYGGWKAAAIGANNQAAQSILKQDCKDDITREEAVQLALKVLSKTMDSTSLTSEKLELAEVFLSNGKVKYQACSPETLNAMLVRSGLTQPAAEE, via the coding sequence ATGTCACGAAGGTATGACAGCCGTACAACAATCTTCTCCCCCGAAGGTCGTCTCTATCAGGTTGAGTATGCCATGGAGGCTATTGGAAACGCAGGTAGTGCTATAGGCATCTTGTCCAAGGATGGGGTGGTTCTGGTGGGTGAAAAGAAAGTAACATCTAAGCTGCTTCAGACCTCAACATCAAGTGAGAAGATGTACAAGATTGATGATCATGTGGCGTGTGCCGTAGCTGGAATTATGTCTGATGCCAACATATTGATCAACACGGCCAGGGTCCAGGCTCAGCGCTATACGTTCGCTTATCAAGAACCCATGCCAGTTGAACAACTTGTTCAGTCACTATGTGACACCAAGCAAGGTTACACACAGTTTGGTGGACTTCGCCCTTTTGGTGTTTCATTTCTCTTTGCAGGTTGGGATAAAAATTACGGCTTCCAACTCTACATGAGCGACCCAAGTGGAAATTATGGTGGTTGGAAAGCTGCAGCAATCGGAGCAAACAACCAGGCTGCTCAGTCAATACTTAAGCAGGATTGCAAGGATGATATCACAAGGGAAGAGGCCGTTCAACTCGCGCTTAAAGTGCTTAGTAAGACGATGGACAGCACTAGTCTCACTTCAGAGAAACTTGAACTTGCTGAGGTATTTCTCTCTAATGGGAAAGTCAAGTATCAAGCATGCTCACCTGAAACTCTGAATGCAATGTTGGTGCGGTCTGGACTGACCCAACCTGCCGCAGAAGAATAG
- the LOC107814159 gene encoding UDP-glycosyltransferase 43, which produces MKKAKVVFISTPALGNLVPTIEFAKHLTQTNQNFSATILLINIPQRPLVQSYNDFLAATATTGNVHFLSLPTADPPSLDQFDATIGFLSLLIQNHTSQVKDALVNLISDSDSDSGQVVGFFIDMFCTPFIDVAKELNIPCYLYFASPATFLSFMCHLSSLDAQVSVNTEFKDSATHFNILGFSNPVPVNCFPSFMLKRKIDGYSWFLHHARRYKETKGIVVNTFQELESYCLNSLASAVADVVPPVYPIGPVLDHNGPAQWHQDLWGHENVMKWLDNQAPSSVLFLSFGSMGSLSISQVKEIAKGLEKSGYPFLWAIREAPKDKRELPNDYTNLEEILPYGFLEATKGKGLICGLVPQVTILAHKAIGGFVSHCGWNSILESLYYGVPIGTWPVYAEQHLNAFEMVKELNLAVEITMDYRDGTTLVSSEKVANGVKNLMDGEGEVRQRFKKISEKCKEVWKENGSSSVFLGQLIDKLLAVI; this is translated from the coding sequence ATGAAAAAAGCAAAGGTAGTGTTCATTTCAACACCAGCACTTGGCAACCTTGTTCCAACCATTGAGTTTGCTAAACACTTGACTCAAACAAACCAAAACTTTTCAGCCACCATACTCTTAATCAACATCCCTCAAAGGCCACTTGTTCAATCCTACAATGACTTCCTCGCCGCCACCGCCACCACCGGAAACGTCCATTTCCTCTCCCTCCCCACGGCGGATCCGCCGTCCCTCGATCAATTTGATGCCACTATAGGCTTCTTATCACTATTGATACAAAATCATACATCACAAGTCAAAGATGCACTTGTTAACCTTATTTCAGACTCAGACTCAGACTCGGGCCAAGTTGTTGGATTCTTTATTGACATGTTTTGTACTCCATTTATTGATGTTGCTAAGGAACTAAACATCCCATGTTATCTTTACTTTGCTTCCCCTGCTACTTTCTTAAGCTTCATGTGTCACCTCTCAAGTTTAGATGCTCAAGTTAGTGTTAACACTGAGTTCAAAGATTCAGCCACTCATTTCAATATTCTTGGTTTTTCCAATCCTGTCCCTGTAAATTGTTTCCCTTCATTTATGCTAAAGAGAAAAATAGATGGTTACTCTTGGTTCCTACATCATGCAAGAAGGTACAAAGAAACCAAGGGTATtgttgtaaatacatttcaagaACTTGAATCTTATTGTTTAAACTCACTGGCAAGTGCTGTTGCTGATGTTGTACCACCAGTTTATCCTATTGGACCAGTGCTAGACCATAATGGACCAGCTCAATGGCATCAAGATTTGTGGGGTCATGAAAATGTAATGAAATGGCTTGATAATCAAGCTCCATCATCAGTACTTTTCTTGAGTTTTGGGAGTATGGGAAGTCTTAGTATTTCACAAGTGAAAGAAATAGCAAAAGGTTTGGAAAAATCAGGGTATCCTTTTTTGTGGGCAATTAGGGAAGCACCAAAGGACAAGAGAGAACTTCCAAATGATTATACTAATCTAGAGGAAATTTTACCATATGGTTTTTTAGAAGCAACAAAAGGGAAAGGTTTAATATGTGGGTTGGTCCCACAAGTGACAATCTTGGCCCACAAAGCCATTGGAGGATTTGTGTCACATTGTGGTTGGAATTCAATTCTTGAAAGTTTATACTATGGGGTGCCAATTGGGACATGGCCTGTATATGCTGAGCAACACTTGAATGCATTTGAGATGGTGAAAGAGTTAAATTTGGCTGTGGAAATCACAATGGATTATAGAGATGGTACCACATTGGTTTCATCAGAGAAAGTGGCAAATGGGGTTAAAAATTTGATGGATGGTGAGGGTGAGGTGAGACAAAGGTTTaagaaaataagtgaaaaatGCAAGGAAGTTTGGAAGGAAAATGGCTCATCTTCTGTTTTTCTAGGACAGTTGATTGATAAATTATTGGCtgtgatttga